DNA from Corvus moneduloides isolate bCorMon1 chromosome 8, bCorMon1.pri, whole genome shotgun sequence:
ACtgcggctgccccatccctggaagcgttcaaggccaAGCTGGCTGTGGAGCAACCTGCCTTAGCGGGCTGTATCCCAGCCTATGGCAGTGGAGTGGAATTAGACGATCTTTAAcgttcctcccaacccaaagcattctatgatCCATATGacaaccaagaaaaaaaaccttccacTGACTCATCGTATAAAGAATTTTACAAACACAGATAAGATTTTATCAGCTGTGTTCCAGCTTTACagatagtattttttttcccccaaatatcTTCTCCTCGCTAATGCCATCAATAGCACACCACGACTGCCAGAATGTATAAGGAGCTGTGGGGGAATTATAGtccattttgttttaagaaaagcagaggagcCTTGGCAGCATTGATTTGCATCACCGCTTCTGGAATAGCCTCTGGCTTCTCCCTAAAGATAATATCTAAACTGTGAAATTCATTAAATAGACTCAGAAATGGATCAGGTTATTTAAAACAACATTACTAATGGCACAATATCTCAGCTGTCTGCAGTGATAGTGAACATTGTCTTGGATAGTGTTATCAGTCCAGGACACCCGCTATGAATATTGATCCACAGCTTGTTACAGCCATCACTTGCCGTCAGGACAGGTCAGGGTTGAAACCCACCTAGCATCAAAGCAATTTAAAGACAGCACTTGGGCTGAATTTTAATGCCTGAGCTGGGAAACGGACCAACTTCAGAGTGCTGGAACTAATCCGCGAGTGTGTGCCTTTCCACATGCATGTATGTTTGCAGGTTGTGTGTATACACATGTGAAGATGATGATATTTGAAGATGTCTGCTAACTCACAGATTAATCTCAGTGCTGCAATTTGCCTTCTCAGCTCCCACAGACCCAACAACTCAAACAGAAGTATTTATAGTCTCACATATACCAGATTTTTTGCCTAGTTCACCACTTCCTGCATCCCCAAAACCAAGCTTTAGCCACCTTTAGCCTGTGTGTGTGAAGTCCTCAGGCCAGAGCTCCCTTCTCTTCTACATTCTTCTGGTAGTCTACCCCAGAGGCCGGTGCCAAATGGGCTCTTGGATAATTAACAGAATTTCAATCACATCTCCCTTgcacatcatcatcatctcctCTTCTTGCTCTCCCCTTATCTTAAGGCCTATGCCAAGAATTATTTGTGAGCCCAATTCTGCTGAGGCTTAGACAGCTGTGAAGAGAAGgagggctgtgctctgcatcGTTCCATAGGAATAGAAGCAGGGGGAGTAGCGGATTCCTATTGAAGGCTGCCCGCCCTGCCTGAAGGATGCCTTTCCCTAATCTATCTAATGATTTGTGGCACTGCCAAATGCTGAACTACtaaggagagggaaaagcatCCCCTGAACAGATACAGGTGTGCCAAAATACACTGCAAACACGTTTTCAATAAGCAGGGCTGGCTAGAAGTGGTGACGGGGCTGGTGCACGGTGGGGAGGCTTGGCCTGCTGTCACCTACCCTGTCCCAGTTATAGGTATGAACAGGCAACAGAGTGTTTCCCCCCAGGACAAGGAGGGTTGCTCAGGGGTTTGCTCAGGGGGCAGGAGCTCCTCCAGCATAGGCAggcctcagtttccctccaTACTAACTGGGAATAGTGTGAACACCACAGGTGAGTTGCAGGAGTTTGGCTCAGTCTGAACCACACTGATTCCAAGCTGTTCCCAAACAAAAAGCTGCTCGTTTCTCCCTGAGGACCAGGCAATAGCTTCACATCTCAAACagtggctgctggcacagggagcaccTGGAGCTTGGATCCTGCCCAGTGCAgcagagggatgcaggagccATCCCTCGTCTCTGGGTGCCTCTGAACACAGGGCTCACCCCGCTGGACCCGCACGGAGCggggcagctgcaggtggcTCAGCAGAGGGTGAGGGGACAGGCGCAGTCGGTGGCTCTCTGGGCCCCGGGGAACATTAGCTGCCGTCGGTGCAGCCGCATCTCTGCCCCGGCAGAGGACCCGGCTCTGgtgccagctgctcctggccgCCCCCGGCCCACCTCTCTGCGCGTTTCCCCCCCAACCCGGGGCAGGTAACGGGAAAGCCCCGTCGCCGggaggctgggatggagggaggcgCCCGCTGCGCCCCCGCGGAGCCAgcgcggcggggagggggcgcgggggcggcgtGCCAATGGCTGCGCTgccccctcctctgcccccaccccgccgccggcccctcCGCCTCCCCGGCCGACCCTCCTCCCCGCCGCTCACTCCGCGCCGCCAGCGCCGAGCGTGCGGCTCGGGAGCGGCCCGGCTCCGCGCCCGGCGCTGcgctccgccggctccgcgcTGGGAGCCAGCAGGTCTCCGGGAAGCGCGGAGGGTGGGGTGGGATGCCGGAATGCCCGGACCGCGGGGCCAAGGCGGCCCCCATCCATCATAAAATCTCCTTCTCCATCTTAGACATCCTGGATCCCCAGAAATTCAGCAGAAGACGCGAACCGGCCGcggggagctggggcagcaccCCCCGCTCGGGCGAGCGGGAGAAAAGTTTGGGAAGAGTTGAAGTAGGAAAGGACGCTGCTGCTCCCGGCAGCGGGAGGAATAAACTAGAGGCACATGGTAGGAACGCGCTCGAGTTTCTCCGGCCGGCGCTGGCGGGGGCGCGCAGGTGGAGGCGCCGGCAGACGgggacccccggccccgcgcccggcgGGACGCGCTCCCCGCGCGGGGTCCCGCAGAGGCGAGGGAaggggggctggaactggattttAAGTCTTGATGATGCAAAGGGAAAAGTTCTCGATATCCgtgtgccctgccctgctcctggagtGCGGAGCATCCTCTGCCGCCCGAGCAGGAGGGCGCACATCAGGGCGCGCCGCCGTCCCATCCTGGCGCCGGACGGCTCTTACCGAGGCACCGCACGGGTTTTTCCCCCAGCAAGGGCGGCCCCCGGGCGCTCCTTTCCCCGGGGCCGCAGCGGTCGGCTGCCCCGGCCCGCGGGACGGCCGGCTGGGTAATTGCTCAGCCCGTCCCCACCGGAGGATGCCTTAGCTCCCGGTGATCGATATCCTATTACCGACTCCCGCCTATCTCCTGCCCGCAGCTTGCAGGTGCCCACTTCAAACCTCCTTCCCCCGGCCTGATCCTAATATTGTTCGATTAAAACTTACCTTTAATAGATGACATCTATCGATCTGGCCCTCGCAAATCTGAAACTCCATTAGcgcagggatggggagggggggaggggattTATTTCGCTTCAGAAGGGGACtttaataacttcttttttaattggtAAGAAATCCATATCGATGGCTCCCCCCTTCCCCGCCGCGGATGCGGTGGCACAGCGGGGGACGCGGGGGGGTCTCTGGCACGACGGGCGGAATTTTTCTcccctttattttattttatttttaatgattgcTCTTATgttggggggagggagggatgtgggAACAGAAGCGCGGGGTTCGGAGGGGGGCCGGGAGGAGAGTGCGCTATCCCCTGACGGGCCCCGCGATCTCACCTAGATGTGCACGCCCCGCCGGAGAGCGGCGCCGAGGACGCGGGGCAGGAGCGCGACGAGGAGGACCCGAGCGGGGACGGGACCGGCACCGGGAGCCCGCCCGGGCCGGAGGAGCCGGGCTCGCCGCGGAgcgcccggcggcggcgggcagAGCCGGGCTGCGGGAAGCCGCGGCGGGCGCGCACCGCCTTCACCTACGAGCAGCTGGTGGCCCTGGAGAACAAGTTCCGAGCCACGCGGTACCTGTCGGTCTGCGAGCGCCTCAGCCTGGCGCTGTCCCTCAGCCTCACCGAGACGCAGGTGAAGATCTGGTTCCAGAACCGCCGCACCAAGTGGAAGAAGCAGCACCCGGGCGCCGACGGGGCGGCCCCCGCAGCAtcccccgcggcggcggcgggcggcggcagTCCCagcccgccgggccccgccgctcTGCCCTTCCAGACTTTCCCTTCCTACGCCGCCGCCAACGTGCTGGTGCCGCCGGCCGCCCCCTTCCCGCTGGGCGCTGGCCCCGTCGCGCCCTTCCTGAGCCCCGCGTACCTCGGTCCGTTCTACGCCCCGCACCTCTGAGGCGGCAGGGCCGGGGCAGTCCCCGGGAGCCAGGAGCGCACCTCAGCCCTTCTGACCCAGCGGGGAACACCGTCATCGCTTCTGCTGCTTGCATGGCGATTAGAAGTGTAAGAAAGTTGATTTTTCCTAGGCGTCACGGCAGCATGCTTGACTttgacacacagagaaaaaaaaaccccactgtaaCCACTGGATTTTATTAGCACATTTGAGATGTAATTATAGGTGTTGGAGATGGGAAAAGTAACGCTCTTACACACGCCTGACACTAATTCCCTGCAGATTCTTCTCCAAGTTCATTGTTAAGATGCTCCTCGTTGCTGTTCGGCTTGCCAGCACATGTCTGAAGCCTCGAGGGCTCGGGAGCTGTGGCACTCGTTAGCACTGCAGTGATCCTGATGCTGATGAGGGTGCAGGCGGCCGTGTCGAATCCCAGGGATGCTCGCCAGTGAAGACGTCCCCAGGCTCTGACTGTGCTCATGGGACTCTACTGAGCCCTGTCTGACCCACGTTTCATTATCGTTTCTGAAAACTGCCAGTCGTGTTCTTGGCACCCTACCTGGAGGAGAGTTTTTGTTTGGGAAGGTGCAGGAAAATGCAGCTCCGTGTCATCAAGAGACAAGAAGGAAATCTGCCTGGTCAGTGGGAAAGAGTTCAACTGCTGCTCATGTCCATGgcctctcttcctttccctgcagttCATTCCCAGTGACTTCACAGGTTTTGGATAAGAAGTCTAAAGATCATTCTTTTTGCAGAGAACAGTTGTTCTTGTAATAACACAGCATTAGTGCCAAATgaggcagaaaagcaaacataaatcagagaaaattattacattattcatttctttaaaaatgggGCATTTGTGGTAGAAAGTAAGtaaaacacagaattttcaGCATGCTGAGACCTATTTTCCATAACAGAGAAACACAcgctttttctggttttgctttttggaGCATTTGTTAGAAGGaaaatcacatttcattttcatcgTTACAACCACCggaatgaaaaggaattttagCTGGGGGCTCATCTGTCCCTGAACAGACGGGAAGtaattggtttaaaaaaatctgtttcatgCAGTTTTACAAATTATTACAACACAGTATTCCAGACTGTATCCTCTTGGTCTCTGACAATGCTTTAAAGTACACATTGGCTCTCCAACCAAAAAACGTAGCTCATAAATCCTATCTAGCTCTTGTGATGGTCTaaataaaaagagtttttaaattattccccgtttaattgtttttaattgtCCTTGGATGAAGCACTGTCTTCTTTGTGGACTATTTGCCCACCTGGTGTGGATCTTGATGGTCCCTGTGTTGCATGTCAGTGACTGTGGGTGATACTTCAtctcctctgggctggctgTGAGGAGATGATTGATGGGACAAGCCTCTCTCGCAAAAATCACCCTCCTGACTTCCAGCTTTGCAGGGATCAAGAGTGTGAGAGCCACAGGCCTAAGCCTGGGCCAGCTGAAATGACCTGAGGTTGTCTTTCCACAGTGAGAGGAGGAACGCAGTGTCTTCTCAGTGATTTGCAGAGCTATTAACAGAATACAAAGTTCACCTCAGGTCACAGGTTTGGAAGTCATAACTGCTGTATGAATTTGTTTACTTGCAGGTTAATTAAGTAACCTTTTAACCTTAATTTAAGTTAGAGTTACAGAAGACGGGGTCATTTCAGCTGCTTGGGGTGCATCCAGAGCTGCCTTCCTTTCTGGCCGGGCAATCAGCAGTCCCTAGAGTCTGAGCCATCAGGTCCCCCCACTGCTGACAAACTGTGTGTCCATTTCTGTCCACCTGTGGGCAGTTAAGAGCTCAAGccctgcaggaagggaaaggcaTTCCTGCAGGCTGGTCTAGTCTATTTTCTCTGCCTCAAGTTAGGACTAACTAGACTTAAATCCTCTTGACTATTCGTGGCCTCCTACTTGTGATTGTCATCAATGTTCATGCAAAAAAGAGGTCTTGATATCACTTTTCTGTCACTCTAAGAGGTTCCCAGAGCATGATACAGTTGGTTATCCACAGTGTACTGAGATCCCTGGTAAAAGACAGGCTTGTGCCCTGGTATGGTCATATGGTTACTTCTTTTCCTTAAGAAGTGTAAATCGTACcaaaaaagccaggaaatgtTACAAGTCAAAATAAATAGTataaattttctcttcctttaagATGTGGTTTTTGCTGTTCATAAACCTTTCAAGTCTCTGCATTGCCAGCAATTTTGCCTTTGCCAAAACTGCGTTAACTGTACAGGAAATTTCGGTTCCTATGCAAGATGCTCTAGCCTTTCTATTTTCCTATCACCCTGTTTAGTCACTTCTAGCCCAGATTCCCAAAAAATGTTTTACGGTTATTTCCAAAGAATATAGCAGTCATGGTCTCCACTTTGCATGACTTGCACCTCTGCATAGCATTGGAAGGGGGATACAAACCAATGGGATGCAGATTTTGTGGCTCTGATCTTGGGCCACCAAAGCTTTCCTGGCTAAATGCTTCCAAGCCCTTCGGACAgacccttccctccctgctttgtTGAGTGGGGGCTGCTTGGGTCGGTGATTCTTGTTAGAGATGTGGTGACTGGGAACTTATTCCAGCTGAGGTTCCAAGCAGTCCTGGGAACAGCACTCGCTGTCAAACATTGTG
Protein-coding regions in this window:
- the NKX1-2 gene encoding LOW QUALITY PROTEIN: NK1 transcription factor-related protein 2 (The sequence of the model RefSeq protein was modified relative to this genomic sequence to represent the inferred CDS: deleted 3 bases in 2 codons), producing the protein MEGGARCAPAESAAGRGRGGGVPMAALPPPLPPPRRRPLRLPGRPSSPPLTPRRQRRACGSGAARLRARRCAPPAPRWEPAGLREARRWGGMPECPDRGAKAAPIHHKISFSILDILDPQKFSRRREPAAGSWGSTPRSGEREKSLGRVEVGKDAAAPGSGRNKLEAHDVHAPPESGAEDAGQERDEEDPSGDGTGTGSPPGPEEPGSPRSARRRRAEPGCGKPRRARTAFTYEQLVALENKFRATRYLSVCERLSLALSLSLTETQVKIWFQNRRTKWKKQHPGADGAAPAASPAAAAGGGSPSPPGPAALPFQTFPSYAAANVLVPPAAPFPLGAGPVAPFLSPAYLGPFYAPHL